From Streptomyces cyaneogriseus subsp. noncyanogenus, the proteins below share one genomic window:
- a CDS encoding RNA polymerase sigma factor SigF, translating to MRMAGRTRPHPHDDAPDTAAAFERLARLPEGPERKALRDELIQAWLPMAERIAVRFRGRGESLEDLYQVAALGLVKAVDHYDPARGHAFEAYAVPTVTGEIKRHFRDHMWTLHVPRRVQDLRNRVRRAVKELGQTTPGRAPTIEEIAAHAHLTAAEVRTGMEALECFSALSLEADMPGTDGYALGDALGGPDPAFDTVVDRVAVRPCLQALPERERTILYLRFFGGMTQSCIAQQLGISQMHVSRLLSGCFAQLREEILAEAG from the coding sequence ATGCGTATGGCCGGCAGAACCAGGCCGCATCCGCACGACGACGCCCCCGACACGGCCGCCGCCTTCGAACGGCTGGCCCGGCTGCCCGAGGGCCCGGAACGCAAGGCGCTGCGCGACGAACTGATCCAGGCGTGGCTGCCCATGGCCGAGCGGATCGCCGTCCGTTTCCGCGGGCGCGGCGAGAGCCTGGAGGACCTGTACCAGGTGGCGGCCCTCGGGCTCGTCAAGGCCGTCGACCACTACGATCCGGCCCGCGGCCACGCCTTCGAGGCGTACGCCGTGCCGACCGTCACCGGCGAGATCAAGCGGCACTTCCGCGACCACATGTGGACCCTGCACGTACCGCGCCGGGTCCAGGACCTGCGCAACCGGGTGCGGCGCGCGGTGAAGGAGCTGGGGCAGACCACTCCCGGACGCGCTCCGACGATCGAGGAGATCGCCGCGCACGCGCATCTGACGGCCGCCGAGGTGCGCACCGGCATGGAGGCCCTGGAGTGCTTCTCCGCGCTGTCGCTGGAGGCGGACATGCCCGGGACCGACGGGTACGCCCTCGGCGACGCGCTGGGCGGCCCGGACCCGGCCTTCGACACCGTGGTGGACCGGGTGGCCGTCCGGCCCTGTCTCCAGGCGCTGCCCGAGCGTGAGCGCACCATTCTCTACCTCCGGTTCTTCGGGGGCATGACGCAGAGCTGCATCGCGCAGCAGCTCGGCATCTCCCAGATGCACGTCTCCCGCCTGCTCAGCGGCTGCTTCGCCCAGCTCAGGGAGGAGATCCTCGCGGAGGCCGGGTGA
- a CDS encoding ANTAR domain-containing protein, giving the protein MPTDGGSEQIFELQEQVRQLKEAVVSHAVVDQAIGMIVALGRVAPDQAWAVLKEVSQHTNIKLRSVAEMILVWGRTGVMPAQIRAELEDALDRHGPTQIPGAPREW; this is encoded by the coding sequence ATGCCCACGGACGGGGGCTCTGAGCAGATCTTCGAGTTGCAGGAACAGGTGCGGCAGCTCAAGGAGGCGGTGGTCTCGCACGCCGTCGTCGACCAGGCGATCGGAATGATCGTGGCGCTCGGCCGGGTCGCCCCGGACCAGGCGTGGGCGGTGCTGAAGGAGGTCTCCCAGCACACCAACATCAAACTGCGCAGCGTGGCGGAGATGATCCTGGTCTGGGGGCGCACCGGAGTGATGCCCGCGCAGATCCGGGCCGAGCTGGAGGACGCCCTCGACCGGCACGGCCCGACCCAGATCCCGGGCGCGCCGCGGGAGTGGTGA
- a CDS encoding VOC family protein has protein sequence MNHDMTSPTGAKNVVSTHSVFGAPCWVSLTSRDLKATEEFYSAVLGWQWRPARLGDRFRIALAGGAPVAGIAAVAAMWQMAVAWTPYFAVPSANEAASRVQERGGTVAVGPISLPPGRAALLADREGATFGVWEGELFSDWDTWRNARPAFIRLHTRDAFDSAIFYGEIFDWASERPGCCEVEYNGDEVILRSQGDVVARIESGALEAAPDPTIRPHWQVHFAVDDVPACVRAAELHGGSVLSEDEEEAVLRDADGAQFTVTARHRGL, from the coding sequence ATGAACCACGACATGACCTCCCCCACCGGCGCCAAGAACGTCGTCTCCACGCACTCCGTCTTCGGCGCCCCCTGCTGGGTGAGTCTGACCAGCAGAGATCTGAAGGCCACCGAGGAGTTCTACTCGGCCGTGCTGGGCTGGCAGTGGCGCCCGGCCCGGCTCGGCGACCGCTTCCGGATCGCGCTGGCGGGCGGCGCGCCGGTGGCCGGGATCGCCGCGGTCGCCGCCATGTGGCAGATGGCGGTGGCCTGGACGCCGTACTTCGCCGTGCCGAGCGCGAACGAGGCCGCCTCCCGGGTGCAGGAGCGGGGCGGCACGGTCGCGGTCGGGCCGATCTCCCTGCCGCCGGGGCGGGCGGCGCTGCTGGCCGACCGGGAGGGCGCGACCTTCGGGGTCTGGGAGGGCGAGCTGTTCAGCGACTGGGACACCTGGCGCAACGCCCGGCCGGCGTTCATCCGCCTCCACACGCGCGACGCCTTCGACTCCGCCATCTTCTACGGTGAGATCTTCGACTGGGCCTCGGAGCGCCCGGGCTGCTGCGAGGTCGAGTACAACGGCGACGAGGTGATCCTGCGCAGCCAGGGGGACGTGGTGGCGCGCATCGAGTCGGGGGCGCTGGAGGCGGCGCCCGACCCGACGATCCGGCCGCACTGGCAGGTCCACTTCGCCGTCGACGACGTGCCGGCCTGCGTCCGGGCCGCGGAGCTGCACGGCGGCAGCGTCCTGTCGGAGGACGAGGAGGAGGCGGTGCTGCGGGACGCCGACGGCGCGCAGTTCACGGTGACCGCGCGCCATCGCGGTCTCTGA